TGGTGGCACTGATAAGATGACACGTTTAGCACCATTATTAATATGGTGTTGTAGTTGCTTTTTTTCTTTGAATTTTCCTGTAGCTTCAATTACAAAATCAGGTTGAAAAGACCTCCAATCTACTTTAGATATGTCTTTTTCATTAAGTAGAGGAATAGTAACGTTGTTAATAACGATACCTTTATTTGAATGCTTAATGTCATCGTCTAGGACACCATGAATGCTATCATACTTTAATAGGTGACTAAGCGTGTGTGCATCTGCTAAATCATTAATTGCAACAATTTGTATTGAAGGATTTTTAGAAGCTAGTCTATAAACGCGACGACCTATGCGTCCAAAACCATTGATTGCAACTTTTATCATTAATTGATGTGTTTTTGCGCCTTGTAAGAAGAACGAACTAATGCGCTACTTTCAACATGCCTAAAACCTAGCTCTAAACCTATGGCTTTGTATTCGTCAAATTCATCTGGGTTAACAAAACGTTGAACAGGTAAATGCTTTTTACTAGGCTGAAGATATTGGCCAATGGTAACAACATCTACATCATTCTCGCGTAAATCGTGTAATGTTTGTATAACTTCTTCTCTGGCTTCGCCTAAACCTAACATAATTCCAGATTTTGTACGGCGTTGCCCCTGATTTTTCAGATATTTTAGCACACCCATACTTTTATCGTACTTGGCTTGTATTCTAACTTCTCTTGTTAGACGTCTTACTGTCTCAATATTATGTGATACTACTTCTGGAGCAACTTCGATAATTCTGTCGATATGTCTTTCGACACCCTGAAAATCAGGAATCAACGTTTCTAGAGTAGTTTCAGGATTCATACGCCTAACAGCTTTAACAGTTTCTGCCCACATAATGCTACCCATATCTTTTAGGTCATCACGATCTACACTGGTTAGTACAGCGTGTTTAATACCCATTAACTTAATGGAGCGAGCTACCTTTTCTGGTTCGTCCCAATCAACAGTTTCTGGTCTTCCGGTTTTTACACCGCAGAATCCACATGAACGCGTGCAAATATTACCTAAAATCATAAATGTTGCAGTGCCTTCTCCCCAACATTCACCCATGTTTGGGCAGCTTCCAGAGGTACAAATTGTATTTAACTTGTATTTATCTACAAGACTTCTTAATTCGGTGTATTTTTTACCAGTCGGAAGCTTAACACGTAACCATTTTGGTTTGCGTTCAGGAAGTATATTTGATGCTGTTACTGTATTCATTCTTTATTCTTTTCAAGTTGAAAAAATCAAAAAGCAAAGATACGAAGTAAATAATTAAGAAAAGCTAAAGAATTGTCAGATACCAAATGCCAAAACCTACAAGAAAAATAATACCAAGAATACTCAATAAATTCATAAAATCACTTGGTTTCCAGTGTTCAGGAACATGTTTTGAACGTATTAATTTATAATTTAGAATGGCATAAAAAGGCGCAGTTAAAAAAGATAAGACTGTTGCAACTTTAACAAGATTCCCTAATTCTGCACTAAGAAAAAAGAATATCAATATTGTTCCAGCAAATAGAATAAATAACCAATAACGGTAGCTATTCTTTTTTATGGTTTTGAATAAAAGTGATGTTGTACGTTCCATGACACGTGGCGAACCATCAAAAGTAGTAAGTGTCGTGCTAAACATAGTCGTGAATGCTGCTATTCCGATAATGATATAAGCCCAATTTCCAAGGCTGGTGGTGTACATGTTTATCAGTTGTTCTGAAAATCCACTAGAATTTGCGCTTAATGTTTCACCAGTATTAAACATTACTAAAGCACCTAGTGATAAAAAACCAATACCTAATATTATTGTGGCAATGTAACCGATGTTAAAATCAAAGAGTGCAGATTTGGTTTTGAAATTTGTGTCTTTTTTGTTTTTTTCAATTGCCCAAAGCGAATGCCATATGGAAATATCTAAAGGCGCTGGCATCCAGCCCATAAATGCAATTAGAAAAATCCAACTCGATTTTTCAGGGAATATTTGAGAAAATGAAATTGATGATTGGTGTTGCGTTGATGCTGTGAATACAGCAGCAATCGTACTAATCGTAAGAGTTACGATGATGACTTTCATTAAAACATCAAGCACTTTATACTTTCCTAGGATAAGTATGGCGGAACATAAAGTTAGGATTAAAACTGTCCAAATTTGGATACTAGACAATGTCAATGTCCCTATTGTAATCGGATTAAAATCACCAATTAAATTTGAGGCTAAGCTTGCTGTGACTATGGTTACAGCAGTTTGAATGGTAAACATTGTTGCAAAAGTGAGTAAAAAATAAATGACTAAAACACTTTTACCTAGTCGCTTGTAGCCGTCAATTAAACTCTCACCAGTTGCCATTGCGTAACGAGGTCCGTATTGAAAGAAAGGATATTTAAATAGATTTACAAGTAATAATGCCCAAAGTAAACCAAACCCAAAATTTGCGCCAGCTCTAGTCGATTGTACTAGGTGAGAAACACCAATGGCTGCACCAGCAAAGAGTAATCCAGGACCAAGTTTTTTTAAATGACTAAGCATTAGATTTGGTCAAAATTTCAGATAATAATTTTTTTGCTCTAAGAAGCTTCACCTTTATATTGCTCATTGGCTCTTTAAGTTCGGTAGATATTTCTTTGTAAGTCAGTTCCTGAAAATACCTGAGGTTTATCACTTCTTGGTAATGAGGTTTCAGTTTTTTGATGTCACGTAGTAATTTGGCTAAGTTTTGTTCTCTTATTATTTTATCTTCTGGAGTAGGAGATTCGTCAGGGATGTCATAGACAATGTCTTCATCTTTAGTATTTATTTTACTATTTATGGATGACTTATGTTTTCTTACTAAATCTATATGAATATTTTTGGAGATGGTAATCAACCACGTTTTAAAAACATATTTATTATTATAAGTCCCAATTTTATCAAAAGCTTTTGAGAAGGTTTGAATAGTAATGTCCTCCGCATCATTTTCATTTTCAGTACGTTTTAGTTGAAAGCCATACACATCATTCCAATATGTATCTAATAAAAAATTAAATGCAGCTTGGTTATTTTTTTTGGCTAAGGTAATAGCTTCTTTTACTTCCAATGTTTTGGTTTTGAAATAAGATTAGCACTAAAGATAGCTAATTGAAAGATAATTAAGAAAACTTCAAGAAAAGGAGAAAATATGGTCAAATCTTTAGAATCTAATTTGTTTGCAGCTTTACCAGTAGTTAGCCATTGTAAGAGGACTCTGAAAATTATAATTGCTACAACGATAGACCATTGGTACAAAAAACATAATAACGTTATTGCAAGAATCCAAAAAGCTATTTGGCTCAAATAAAATAAGCCAAGTAGAGATTTATGTATTGGCTTGTAATATTTTGAAGTACTTACATGTCTTCGCTTTTGAATTATCCAATCTTTAAAAGTTGTTTTTGGTTCTGACAATGTAAAGCTGTCTTTCGAAAAACAGATAGCTGTATTTTTGCTATTTGCACTTTCGCTTATAAACAAATCATCATCACCAGATTTAATGCTCATATGATTCATGAAACCACCATTGTTAAAAAACAATTCTTTTCTGTACGCTAGATTTCTACCAACACCCATATACGGTATACCTGCTTTTGCATATGAAAAATACTGAATAGCCGTCATTAAGGTTTCAAATCTTATAAGCGCATTCAAGAAAGAGTATTTTACTTTTTTATAGCCTCCAAAACCAAGAACTATTGATTTTGTATTACTAAAACCTTGACTAATTTCTTTCAACCATTTGTCAGAAGTTGGGATGCAATCGGCATCTGTAAAAACTAAAAATTCATTTTTAGAGGCCTTAATTCCAAGTGTTAGTGCGTATTTTTTATTTCCCCAAAATTGTTCTATTGACTTTACATCAACGATGGATATATTATCATGTTTCGCTTCAAAAGTCTCCATGATTTCCAGCGTATCATCCCAAGAGCTGTCGTTAATAAGGACAATCTCAAAGTTTTTATAATCTTGATTAATAATTTTAGTAAGATTCTTTTTTAGATTTCCGGCCTCGTTTTTTGCGCAAATGATTACCGAAAGTGCAATATTTTTTGATTTATATTTTTTTGACTTTTTTGAAGAAAAGAAACTTAAAAAAAAGAAATAATAAATAATTTGAATACTTGCGACAGCAATAAAACTGTAAAAAAGAATCTGTAGGGTAGTCATTTATTGACTAAGAGTGTTGAGATTCTGAACACGAGTCAAATTGGTCTGGTGTTTTTCCGCAAAAACCACAAGCATCACCTTGTTTGTTAAGCATTGGGTTTTGACTAGCACAAGTACCAGCAAATTCACCATCTTTTTTTGCCCAAATTTTGATAGCTATGCCAGCTACTGCAAGTAGTAATAATCCTAAGGTGATGAGTAATAACTTCATGAGTGAAGAATATTTTATTAAATTTATGCAAAGATACTGCTTTTTAATAATTAAAAATAGTAGACATCTTAAAACTAACATTAACTAAATTAATTAATTATGAAAAAATTATTTGCTGAGTTTTTTGGAACATTCTGGCTTGTTTTCGGAGGTTGCGGTAGTGCAATTTTTGCAGCTGCATTCCCTGAATTAGGTATAGGATTTGTGGGTGTTTCGCTATCTTTTGGACTAACAGTGTTAACAATGGCCTATGCCGTTGGTCATATTTCTGGAGGTCATTTTAATCCTGCAGTTTCTCTTGGTCTTTGGGCAGGAGGAAAGTTTGATGGTAAATCATTGCCAGGCTATGTTGTTGCTCAATTAGTTGGCGCAATAGCAGCAGCTGGAGTTTTGTATCTCATAGTAAGTGGCAAAGCAGGATTTACAGATGTTGGTGGTTTTGCATCTAATGGGTATGGAGATTTATCGCCAGATGGTTATAGTATGGTTTCTGTTTTGTTAGCAGAATTTGTACTAACGTTATTCTTTTTATTAATTATTCTTGGAAGTACTAATGAAAGAGCTCCTAAAGGATTTGCACCTATTGCTATTGGTCTTGGATTAACTCTCATTCATTTAATCAGTATACCTATATCTAATACTTCTGTAAACCCTGCACGTTCAACAAGTCAGGCATTATTTGCAGGTGGAGATTATACAGCTCAATTATGGTTATTTTGGTTAGCACCTATTGCAGGAGCTATTGTTGCTGGAGTAATTCATAAAGCTTTTTTTGACAAAGAATAGATTCCTATATATAGTTGAAATAATAATCCCGTTCATTTTGTTTATAAACGGGATTATTCGTTTTATAAAATACTTCGTTATTTTTTTAAAGAAATCTCTGCAACCTCATTTTCTTCAGAAGTAGATTCTCCATTTTTATTTTGGATTACAATGCTTAGAGCTAAAGCATCTTCCATATAAGGTATTGGTTTAAGCGTGCGCTGATAATCTTCAAGATAACCGAGGTTTACCATTTTATCTTCTAACTCGGCTCTTAATTGATAATACTGATTTTCAGGGAGTTTAGGTAAAGACACAACATCAATCATTGAAGTTTTTTCAATAGGATTGATATAGGCTACAGTTTTTAAATCTTTTGCGCGGTCATTACCATTTAAAACATATTTTCTTGAGTCAGGATTATTCAATTTTTGAAGTTGAAAAGCTAGCGCATCTAGTTTTGAATTGTTTTTGTCAATATCTTCTCTTAAGTCAAAAATTTCGTCAACAACAATGTTGTTTTCGCTATTTAAAGCTTGATTTTTTTGATATAAATAGACACTTAAGGTAGCAAATGCAAAGGCAGCTATACTTGCAGCTATACTATACCATGGCGTTTTTTGTCTAGGCATTGCAATGACTTTTGGTGTTTCTTTTGTATAATTCAACACCTTGTTAAGAACTCCTAGTGGAGCTTCAACTGCATTAGCTTTTGCTATAATTTCTAAATTATTCTGAAGCTTAATGTAAGCATCTTCGATTTCAGAATGATTGTCTATTAGATGTTCGACTTCCAAGTTTTCGGCAATGGAAGTGTCGCCTACTAAATATCGCTCTAGTAAGCCTGATTGTAAAAATGTATGTGATTTTTCTTCCATAATTATTGTTTTAAAAATCGTAAACTTTTTTAAGCTCTCTCAAACCAATTTTTAGTCTAGATTTTACAGTGCCAAGTGGTATTTCCAACTCGTCACTAGCTTCTTGTTGTGTCATGCCTTCAAAAAATAAGGCATTAAGCACTATTTGGTATTTATCTTCTAAACGAGCCACATGCTCTTTAATGTCCATGACATCTTGATTAAGCTTTGTGCCTGGAAGTATATATACGTTGGATTTGTCTATTTGGACTTCTTTATGAAATCTATTATTAAAACTACGTAGCTTGTCTATTGCTGTATTTCTTGCAATTCTAAATAGCCATGTAAATAATTTAGCTTTTTTTGGGTCGTATCTCTGAGCATTTTTCCAAACTTTAATAAATGTTTCTTGAAGCGCGTCTTCAGCAATCTCTTCGTTTCTAGTTACTTTTAGGATAGCTCCGTATAAGCTGTCTGAGTAGTTTTCGTATAGCAAATTAAGCGCATACTGGTCGTTGCGTTTCAAAAGTTGTATAATACGTTGTTCTATGTTACTACTCAATGTTTGTTAATTTAGTTTGTGCGTTAGGGCTGCTGCACTTTTTAAAATTAAATAATATTTACTTCTGTCTCTATTTTTATACTAAACAATCTAAAAACTGTTTGTTGTATAAGCTTTGCCAAGTCATAAATATCTTTACCTAAGGCGTTTCCATAGTTAACGAGAACTAAAGCTTGCTTATTATGTACTCCGTAATCTCCAAATCGCTTTCCTTTAAAACCTGCAGTTTCTATAAGCCAACCAGCTGGGACTTTTATTTGTTTTTCTGAAATCACATAATGCGGTACTTGCGGAAAATTATTTTGAAGCTGTTTAAATTCTTCTTTTGAAATGACGGGGTTTTTGAAAAAACTACCACTATTACCAATCTCCTTTGGGTCGGGTAATTTACTTTGCCTGATGCTGATGACAGCTCTTGATATGTCTTTTATACTAGGTTTTGTGATTTTTAATTTTTCTAATTCGGATTTTATAGCACCGTAATCTATATTTAGTCTGTGATTGCCTTTTGAAAGCTTTAGCTTTACGCTTGTTATTATATATTGACCTTTTAAGTTTTGTTTAAAAACAGATTCGCGGTATCCAAAATTACAATCTTCAGTTGTAAAGGTTTTTATTTCTTGAGTCGAAATATTAATTGCTTCACAAGAATGAAAAACATCTTTTAATTCTACACCATATGCACCGATGTTTTGTATCGGAGCAGTGCCAATATTTCCTGGAATGAGTGACATGTTTTCAATACCTCCTAAATTTTTGTCAAGACACCAAAGTACAAAATCATGCCAATTTTCACCGGCTTTAGCCTCGATAATAGCGTAATCATTGGTTTTATCAAATATTGAGATTCCTTTTAGATTAAGATGAATTACTAAAGCTTCAATATCTTTTGTAAGAAGCATATTACTACCGCCACCGAGTACAAAAAAAGGATTTGAAGATTCTGATTTTAATACAGTTTGTAAATCAGAAATGGTTCTTATATCGACGTAAGATTGCGCTTTGGCATCGATACCAAAAGTATTGTAGTTTTTTAAGGATATATTTTCCTGTATTATCATTTAATCTTTGTAGACTTTTAAAGCTTCTTCAATAATTTTAATGGCTTTTTTGAGACTTTCTTCATTAAGTACGTATGCAATTCGTATTTGGTTTAGACCAACATTTGGTGACGAATAAAATCCTGCAGCTGGGGCAACCATAACTGTCTCATTTTCAAAAGAAAAATGCTCTAATAGCCATTGTGCAAATTTATCAGAATTTTTTATTGGAAGTTCGGCAATACAGTAAAATGCACCATTAGGCTTTGCTACTTTTACACCGTCAATTTTTTCAAGCCCAGAAATTAAAGTATCTCGACGTCCAACATACTCATTGATAACTTCTGTAAAATAAGAGTCAGGTGTACTTAATGCTGCTTCACTTGCAATTTGAGCTAATGTTGGAGGGCTTAGTCTTGCTTGTGCATATTTTAATGCAGTTTGGATGAATTCTTTATTTTTTGAAACTAAATATCCAATTCGAGCACCACACATACTATATCGTTTGGACACAGAATCAATGACAATAGCATGGTCTTCGAGACCTTCTTCTTGTAAAATAGAATAGTGGCTTATACCGTCGTAAATAAACTCACGGTAGACTTCGTCAGCAATTAAAAATAAATCATGCTTTTTTACTAACGAGGCTAATTTTTTTATTTCATCTTTTGAGTACAAATAACCAGTTGGATTACCAGGATTACAGATAAGAATGGCTTTTGTTTTTGAGGTAATCAATTTCTCAAAATCATCAATTGGAGGTAATGCAAAATTATCTTCAATTTTTGAAATTACGGGTACAACATTTACATCCGACGCTGTTGAAAACCCGTTATAATTTGCGTAAAAAGGCTCGGGAATAATAATTTCATCATCCTTATCCATTATACTACCAAAAGCAAAAAGCAAAGCTTCACTTCCGCCTGTAGTTACTATGATGTTATCATGATTTAAAGAGATATCATTTTTTAGATAATACTGTGCAATTTTTTTTCTATAATTTTCTGAACCCTCAGAACGCGTATAGGCAAGTATATCTAAAGAGTGAACTTTTACAGCATCTAATGCAACCTGTGGTGTTTTAATATCGGGTTGCCCAATATTAAGATAGTAAACCGTTTTACCGTCTTTGGTGGCTTGCTCTGCATAAGGAACAAGTTTTCTAATGGGCGATGAAGGCATTTTAAGACCTTTTTCTGAAATCTTTGGCATGATTAAATTTAATTTTTAACTAAGTTCTAAAAATTCTTAAAGTTTGATTAAAAAATGATAACAAAGTTAAGCTATTGCATGTAGAATTGTATTTTTAATTATAATGAATATTTCAATTAAATATATCTGTCTATT
This DNA window, taken from Winogradskyella sp. PC-19, encodes the following:
- a CDS encoding RNA polymerase sigma factor, with protein sequence MSSNIEQRIIQLLKRNDQYALNLLYENYSDSLYGAILKVTRNEEIAEDALQETFIKVWKNAQRYDPKKAKLFTWLFRIARNTAIDKLRSFNNRFHKEVQIDKSNVYILPGTKLNQDVMDIKEHVARLEDKYQIVLNALFFEGMTQQEASDELEIPLGTVKSRLKIGLRELKKVYDF
- the lipA gene encoding lipoyl synthase: MNTVTASNILPERKPKWLRVKLPTGKKYTELRSLVDKYKLNTICTSGSCPNMGECWGEGTATFMILGNICTRSCGFCGVKTGRPETVDWDEPEKVARSIKLMGIKHAVLTSVDRDDLKDMGSIMWAETVKAVRRMNPETTLETLIPDFQGVERHIDRIIEVAPEVVSHNIETVRRLTREVRIQAKYDKSMGVLKYLKNQGQRRTKSGIMLGLGEAREEVIQTLHDLRENDVDVVTIGQYLQPSKKHLPVQRFVNPDEFDEYKAIGLELGFRHVESSALVRSSYKAQKHIN
- a CDS encoding RNA polymerase sigma factor, translated to MEVKEAITLAKKNNQAAFNFLLDTYWNDVYGFQLKRTENENDAEDITIQTFSKAFDKIGTYNNKYVFKTWLITISKNIHIDLVRKHKSSINSKINTKDEDIVYDIPDESPTPEDKIIREQNLAKLLRDIKKLKPHYQEVINLRYFQELTYKEISTELKEPMSNIKVKLLRAKKLLSEILTKSNA
- a CDS encoding pyridoxal phosphate-dependent aminotransferase, whose protein sequence is MPKISEKGLKMPSSPIRKLVPYAEQATKDGKTVYYLNIGQPDIKTPQVALDAVKVHSLDILAYTRSEGSENYRKKIAQYYLKNDISLNHDNIIVTTGGSEALLFAFGSIMDKDDEIIIPEPFYANYNGFSTASDVNVVPVISKIEDNFALPPIDDFEKLITSKTKAILICNPGNPTGYLYSKDEIKKLASLVKKHDLFLIADEVYREFIYDGISHYSILQEEGLEDHAIVIDSVSKRYSMCGARIGYLVSKNKEFIQTALKYAQARLSPPTLAQIASEAALSTPDSYFTEVINEYVGRRDTLISGLEKIDGVKVAKPNGAFYCIAELPIKNSDKFAQWLLEHFSFENETVMVAPAAGFYSSPNVGLNQIRIAYVLNEESLKKAIKIIEEALKVYKD
- a CDS encoding RNA polymerase subunit sigma-70 — its product is MEEKSHTFLQSGLLERYLVGDTSIAENLEVEHLIDNHSEIEDAYIKLQNNLEIIAKANAVEAPLGVLNKVLNYTKETPKVIAMPRQKTPWYSIAASIAAFAFATLSVYLYQKNQALNSENNIVVDEIFDLREDIDKNNSKLDALAFQLQKLNNPDSRKYVLNGNDRAKDLKTVAYINPIEKTSMIDVVSLPKLPENQYYQLRAELEDKMVNLGYLEDYQRTLKPIPYMEDALALSIVIQNKNGESTSEENEVAEISLKK
- a CDS encoding membrane or secreted protein; this translates as MKLLLITLGLLLLAVAGIAIKIWAKKDGEFAGTCASQNPMLNKQGDACGFCGKTPDQFDSCSESQHS
- a CDS encoding glycosyltransferase, with protein sequence MTTLQILFYSFIAVASIQIIYYFFFLSFFSSKKSKKYKSKNIALSVIICAKNEAGNLKKNLTKIINQDYKNFEIVLINDSSWDDTLEIMETFEAKHDNISIVDVKSIEQFWGNKKYALTLGIKASKNEFLVFTDADCIPTSDKWLKEISQGFSNTKSIVLGFGGYKKVKYSFLNALIRFETLMTAIQYFSYAKAGIPYMGVGRNLAYRKELFFNNGGFMNHMSIKSGDDDLFISESANSKNTAICFSKDSFTLSEPKTTFKDWIIQKRRHVSTSKYYKPIHKSLLGLFYLSQIAFWILAITLLCFLYQWSIVVAIIIFRVLLQWLTTGKAANKLDSKDLTIFSPFLEVFLIIFQLAIFSANLISKPKHWK
- the aqpZ gene encoding aquaporin Z: MKKLFAEFFGTFWLVFGGCGSAIFAAAFPELGIGFVGVSLSFGLTVLTMAYAVGHISGGHFNPAVSLGLWAGGKFDGKSLPGYVVAQLVGAIAAAGVLYLIVSGKAGFTDVGGFASNGYGDLSPDGYSMVSVLLAEFVLTLFFLLIILGSTNERAPKGFAPIAIGLGLTLIHLISIPISNTSVNPARSTSQALFAGGDYTAQLWLFWLAPIAGAIVAGVIHKAFFDKE
- a CDS encoding NRAMP family divalent metal transporter — encoded protein: MLSHLKKLGPGLLFAGAAIGVSHLVQSTRAGANFGFGLLWALLLVNLFKYPFFQYGPRYAMATGESLIDGYKRLGKSVLVIYFLLTFATMFTIQTAVTIVTASLASNLIGDFNPITIGTLTLSSIQIWTVLILTLCSAILILGKYKVLDVLMKVIIVTLTISTIAAVFTASTQHQSSISFSQIFPEKSSWIFLIAFMGWMPAPLDISIWHSLWAIEKNKKDTNFKTKSALFDFNIGYIATIILGIGFLSLGALVMFNTGETLSANSSGFSEQLINMYTTSLGNWAYIIIGIAAFTTMFSTTLTTFDGSPRVMERTTSLLFKTIKKNSYRYWLFILFAGTILIFFFLSAELGNLVKVATVLSFLTAPFYAILNYKLIRSKHVPEHWKPSDFMNLLSILGIIFLVGFGIWYLTIL
- the murB gene encoding UDP-N-acetylmuramate dehydrogenase, with protein sequence MIIQENISLKNYNTFGIDAKAQSYVDIRTISDLQTVLKSESSNPFFVLGGGSNMLLTKDIEALVIHLNLKGISIFDKTNDYAIIEAKAGENWHDFVLWCLDKNLGGIENMSLIPGNIGTAPIQNIGAYGVELKDVFHSCEAINISTQEIKTFTTEDCNFGYRESVFKQNLKGQYIITSVKLKLSKGNHRLNIDYGAIKSELEKLKITKPSIKDISRAVISIRQSKLPDPKEIGNSGSFFKNPVISKEEFKQLQNNFPQVPHYVISEKQIKVPAGWLIETAGFKGKRFGDYGVHNKQALVLVNYGNALGKDIYDLAKLIQQTVFRLFSIKIETEVNII